From a single Miscanthus floridulus cultivar M001 chromosome 8, ASM1932011v1, whole genome shotgun sequence genomic region:
- the LOC136471591 gene encoding protein LIKE COV 1-like gives MAMGDAKPSVLIPMPIRDRDRDRDRDLLVPTAAVATHASPSARTVTGSDDDESKPSSASAAAAAAQTGREAFHKVVHSWASKKFMTGCVILFPIAVTFYVTWWFFRFVDGFFSPIYAHLGIKIFGLGFVTSISFIFVVGVFMSSWLGASILGLGEWFIKRMPFVRHIYDASKQISAAISPDQNKHAFKEVVIIRHPRIGEYAFGFITSEVLLQGYSSEEQMYCVYVPTNHLYIGDIFLVSSSDVIRPNMSVREGIEIVVSVGTTMPQVLSILETEPNQLNRIRSTRS, from the exons ATGGCGATGGGTGACGCGAAGCCGTCGGTGCTAATCCCGATGCCCATCCGCGACCGCGACCGGGACCGGGACCGGGACCTGCTCGTGCCgaccgccgccgtcgccacccATGCGTCCCCGTCCGCCCGCACCgtcaccggctccgacgacgacgAGAGCAAGCCCTCctctgcctccgccgccgccgccgccgcgcagacCGGCCGCGAG GCATTCCATAAGGTTGTGCATAGCTGGGCGTCCAAGAAGTTCATGACCGGATG TGTCATCCTCTTCCCAATTGCAGTTACATTCTATGTGACATGGTGGTTCTTTCGCTTTGTGGATGGGTTTTTCTCCCCAATATATGCTCACTTGGGAATCAAAATATTTG GACTTGGCTTTGTAACATCGATATCTTTCATTTTTGTGGTTGGTGTATTCATGTCATCTTGGCTGGGGGCATCTATCCTTGGTCTTGGAGAGTGGTTCATAAAACGAATGCCATTTGTTCGCCATATTTATGATGCATCTAAGCAAATCAGTGCTGCCATTTCACCTG ATCAAAACAAGCATGCATTCAAGGAAGTGGTCATCATTAGGCACCCAAGAATTGGCGAATATGCATTTGGATTTATCACTTCAGAAGTTCTACTTCAG GGTTATTCTAGTGAAGAACAGATGTACTGTGTTTATGTTCCGACCAACCATCTCTATATTGGTGACATATTTCTGGTCAGCTCAAGTGACGTGATTAGACCGAACATGTCTGTTCGCGAAGGCATTG AAATTGTTGTCTCTGTGGGCACGACGATGCCTCAAGTGCTATCGATTCTGGAAACTGAGCCAAACCAGTTGAACAGGATCAGATCCACCCGAAGCTGA